The DNA window GGACTTTGACCTGGGCCCGCTGATCCTCACCCCACACACCGGCCATCCGACGGCCTGAGCCGCGCATGGACCTGAAAAGCGGTTATCCATACTGGGCCATCCGCAACGGGCTGATGCACGCCTTCCCGCCGTTGCAGCAGGATCGACACTGTGACGTGCTGGTGGTGGGCGGCGGGATCAGTGGTGCGCTGATCGCCAACGAACTCTGCGCGCACGGTCATGACGTGGTGTTGATTGAACAGCGCGACATCGGCTGGGGCAGCACCGCCGCCAGCACTGCGCTGCTGCAGTACGAGATCGATACCCACCTGATCGACCTGGCCGATCAGTACGGCGAGTCTGCCGCGGTACTGGCCTACCGCGCCTGCGCCGAGGCGATTCCGGCGCTGCGCGCCGTCGCCGCCGGCTTCCGCGGCGTGGACTGCCATCCGATGCACAGCCTGTACTACGCCAGCAAGCGCCGCCATGGGTCGGTGCTGGAAGCCGAATGTGCACTGCGCCGCAAACACGGGTTCGACGTGACCTGGCTGGACCGTGCCAAGCTGCAGGCGCAGTACGGCATTGATGCACCCGGCGCGATCCTGAGCGCGCTGGCGGCCCGCGTGGACCCGTACCAGCTCACCTACCGCCTGCTGATGCGGCTGGCCAAGGCCGGCTGCGCGGTACATGACCGCACCACGCTGCATACCCTGCAGACCACCGCGCGCGGGGTAAATGCCATCACCACCGAGGGAACGCAGATCCGTGCCCGGCATGTGGTGCTGGCCACGGGTTACGCTGGCCAGCACTGGTTGAAGCCGCGCGTGGCCCGCAACCGCAGCAGCTATGCCTTCATCACCGACCCGGTCGACCCGGACCAGCTCGGCGCGCTGTCCAATACGATGGTGTGGGAGTCGGCGCGGCCGTATCTGTACCTGCGCAGTACCGGCGACCACCGCCTGCTGGTGGGCGGCGAAGATGATGCGGTGGATGTGCCAGCCCGGCGCGATGCCCGGGTGCAGGGCAAGGCCCGCACGCTGCTGAAGCAGGTCAACCAGCTGTTCCCGGACCTGCCGCTGCAGCCGGCCTTTTCGTGGGGCGGCACGTTTGCCGAAACCGCCGACGGCCTGCCGTTCTTCGGCCCGCACCCGCAATGGGGGCCACGGGTGCTGTTCGCCATGGCCTACGGCGGCAACGGCATCACGTATTCCATGGTCGGGGCGGGGCTGCTGCGTGCGCGGATCGAGCGCCGCCGGCACCCGCTGCAGGCGCTGTTTGGCTTCGAGAGGCTGCGGTAGGTACCCACCGTTGGTGGGTACACGGCCAGGGCACACGACAAATCCGGCCCATGACAGGCATCATTCAAGCAGCGCCTGCTAGCGTCAGCCTGTCGGCCGCCCTGCCTGCCCCGGAGCCTCCCATGATCCGCCCGCTTTCGCTGCTGCTGTGCCTGCTTGCCCCCGGGGTTGCCCTGGCGCAGTCCGCCGCCGGTGCCACCGGCCCGCAGTCGGCCACCGACCTCAACCTGGCCGTGCCGCAGGAACCGCTGCAGTACCTCAATGACCCCACCCTGCGCGGCGACCCGCCCGGCACCTTCTACGGCGACAAGAGCGGTCGCCGCGTCGCGCGCGGGCCGGCCGGCAACGGCATTGCCGAGGTCACCGATGACAAGCTGCGGGTCAACGGCAGCTTCACGACCGGCATTGGTTATTCGGAGAACTTCGGCAATACGCACTTCAACGCCGCCGAACTGAACCTCAACAAGAATTACACCAACGACGAAGGCAAGACCCGGAACATGAATCTCAACATCCGGGTCAGCGAGGGCAAGGGGCCTGGTTTCTATGGCCCTTATGGCTACGGCGATTACGGCTATGGCGGGGGCGGCTACTGGGGCGGCCCGGGTCCTGTTGGCTGGTAAGCCGGCTCAGTCCCACCAGCCGTCGCGACGGCTGCTCAACACGCGGCCGTCGTAGCCGCTCATGCGCACGTCCACGCGCTGGTTGTTCTTGTTGTACGCATCCAGCGACCAGGTGGCCCCGTCGCGGTCCACTTCCGTGATACGGGTGTAGCCGGCCTTGGCCGCCAGATCGAGGATCCTGCCGGCATCCAGCACCGCACGGCCGTTGGCCGAATCGAAGATCTCACCCTTGGCCGGGTCGATCAGCACGTCATCGCGGCTGCCGTCGGCACGGGTGACTTCGGCTTCCCACATGCCGTCATCGCGTTCCAGCTCGTGCACCTGGGTGTAGCCGGCGGCACGCAGCTTGGCCTGCACTTCGGCTGCGCCCAGTTCGGCGGCGAAGGCCGGGGCGGCGGTCATGGTGGCGGCCAGTGCGGCGGCAATCATCAGGGTCTTCATGAGGGGGTTCCTTGTGGCAACCGGACCATTCCGGCACCGCCAGTCTGGCAAGCGTCCTTAAGCACCTCATGAGCAGCATTGTTAGGGTTTGTTTAATCGCCCCGCGTATACCGTAGGCCTTGCTCCCACGTGTGCGCCCCCATGTCGCCCTACGCCCTTGTGCTGCCCCTGCTGCTCAGTGCCACCCAGGACCCCATGCGGGTGCTGGACGGCAACGCGCGCGAACAGCAGGCGGTGCGCCAGGCCGTGCAGCAGGGCCGCTATGTCCCGCTGGAGACGGTGGTGCGCGATGCACTCAAGCGCTACCCCGGCAAGCTGCTCGAGGTGGAGCTGGACGATGACACCTATGAGATCGAGATTCTCGCCCCCAACGGCAAGGTGATGGAGCTGGACTATGATGCGCGCAACGGCCGCCTGCTGAAGATGGAAGAGGACTGATGCGCCTGCTGCTTGCCGAGGACGACACGGTACTCGCAGATCGCCTGCGCACGCTGCTGGAAGAAGCCGGCTACGTGGTGCTGCACAGTACCGACGGCAGCGACGCCGAGTACCAGGGGCAAGTGGAGGACGTGGCTGCCGCAGTGGTCGACCTTGGCCTGCCGGGCCTGGACGGTCTGAGTGTGATTGAACGCTGGCGCCAGGCCGGCCGCACCTTTCCGGTGCTGGTGCTGACCGCCCGCAGCCGCTGGCACGACAAACTGGCCGGCTTCGATGCCGGTGCGGATGATTTCCTGACCAAACCGTTCCAGCCTGAAGAGCTGCTGCTGCGTCTGCGTGCGCTGATCCGCCGCAGTGCCGGCCACGCCAGCCCGCGTCTAAGCTGTGGTCCGCTGCAGCTGGACGTCAACGCGGCGCGTTTTGAACTGGATGGAGTGCCATTGGCGCTGAGCCCGCAGGAATACCGCATTCTGAGCTACTTCATGCATCACCCGGACGTTGTGATCAGCCGCTCGCGACTGGGCGAGCATGTCTACGAGGCTGGCTTCGATCCGGACTCCAACACCCTGGACGTGCTGATCGGGCGCATCCGCCGCAAGCTGGGCAGCGAGCTCATCCATACCCATCGCGGGCAGGGTTTCCGCCTGTCAGCACAGCCATGAAGGCACGTTCACTGCGCAGCCGTCTGCTGCTGGCCGGCGGGCTGGGCATGGTGCTGGTGTCCGCGCTGGCCACCTGGTGGCTGGGCGCGTTGTTTGAAAGTTCGGCACGCACCGCGTTGGACGCCCGCCTGGGGAACGATCTGGTATCGGTGCTGTCGCTGGCGGAAGTGGATGCCAACGGCCAGGTGCAGTTCCGTCGCGAGCTGGTCAATGAGGACTACCGCCGGGTGTTCTCAGGTGCTTACTGGCAGGTGCGAACGCCGAAGGGACAGGCGCTGGCACAGTCGCGATCGCTGTGGGACGGCACGTTGCCTGTACCGCAGGCGCTGCAGACCGGTCCGGCGCGTGCCTTCGACAGCCTGGGCCCCCTCGACCAGCCGCTGCGCGTGGTGGCCCAGCAGGTGACCCTTCCACGTGCGGGCACGCCGCTGCAGGTGCTGGTTGCCGCTGATCGCAGCGCGCTGGACGACCAGGTCAGCAGCTTCCGTCAGCGCACTGCGTTGGCGCTGATCGTGCTGGTGGCGCTGTGGTTTGCGGTGCTGGTCAGCCAGGTGCATTACGGGCTGCGACCGCTGGCCGAGCTGCGCCGCATTGCCGCGCAGGTCCGCAACGGCGAGAACGTGCGGTTTCCGCAGCAGGGGCTGGTCAAGGAAGTGGCCCCGCTGGCGGATGAACTCAACGCCCTGCTCGACCATCACGGACGCATGGTGCAGCGCGCGCGACGTAGCGCGGCCGATCTGGCGCATGCCCTGAAGACCCCGTTGACCGTGCTGGCCACCGAAGCGGAGAGCGACGGCAGCGACTGGCGCCAGACGCTGCGCGGTGAAACCGCACGCATGCAGGCCAGCATTGACCGGTATCTGGCTGTCGGCGTGGCCGCTGATCACCAGCAGCGCACGCCGGTAGGCCCGGTACTGGACGCGTTGTGCCGGCTGATGCAGCGCGTGCATGGCGACCGCGACGTGCATTTTGTCTGCGACGTCAATGCACAGGGGCTGTTTGCCGGTGCGCGCGAGGACCTGGAAGAAATGCTGGGCAACCTGCTCGACAACGCGGGCAAGTGGGCGGCGCACAGCGTCGAGGTGAAGGTGCGCCATGAGGGCAACCGGATGCGCTTTGAGGTGCGCGATGATGGTGCGGGTTTGCCCGAAGAGGATCTTGAGCGCGTGCTCGGCCGCGGTGTGCGGCTGGATGAGCGTGCGTCGGGTAGTGGCCTGGGGTTGGCGATCGTGGCCGATATTGCCGAGAGCTATGGCGGTACGCTGACGTTGCGTAATGGTGCGCCCGGATTGGTAGCGACATTGGTGTTGCCGGCGGGGTGATCAACGCCCCGCGTGCATCCACCAACAATCGATGGCATCCAACGTGATGTGGATCATCAATCCAATCCCGAACAATCGCGTCTTCTTCGGCACGCACAGCCCCGCGTACACGGCAATCGCCGGTGCGGTATGCAGGGGATGGAAGCCGATGCTGCAGCGATTCGGTGCGTAGATCGGGTCGGCCAGCAGGTGGTCCAGGTCGATGATCCAGCCCAGCAGCAGCAACGACCACGCCGACAGGAAGCGCTTGCGCCAGAACATCCACGCCAGCAGTGCAGGCACTGCGGCGTGGAGAAACAGATGGAAGATCGCGCGTGCGGTCACACCAACGGTTCGTCGGACAAATACGTATAACCGGTCAACCCGGCCTCCAGCGCCTCGGACAGCTCCTGCGCACGCGCCGGCTCCAGCTTCGCCGCCGCCACACGTTCGGCGTAGGCCGCACGCAGGTCGTCCAGACGGTAGCCCACGTAATCCAGCATCACGTCGGTGGTGTCGCCACGACGCTGCTGGGTGATCGCATAGCCATCCGCATCGGCCACCACTTCCACTGCGTCGGTATCGCCGAACAGGTTGTGGATGTCGCCCAGGATTTCCTGGTACGCGCCGACCATGAAGAACCCGATGCGGTAGCTTTCGCCCGGCTTCATCGCGTGCAGCGGCAGCGAGGTGTCCAGGCTCTCATTTTCCACATAGGTCTTGACCATGCCGTCGGAGTCGCAGGTCATGTCGGCGATGATGCCGCGGCGGTCAGGCACTTCGTTCAGGCGCTCGATCGGCACGATCGGGAACACCTGATCGATCGCCCAGGCATCGGGAATCGACTCGAACACGCTGAAGTTGACAAAGTACTTGTCGACCAGGCGTTCGTTGAGTTCGTCCAGCGCCGGGCGGTGGCTCTTTTCGTCGTAGCTCAGGCGCGCACGCACGCCATGCGCGATGGCATAGAACAGGTCGTCGATACGCGCACGCTGCGGCAGGTCGATCTGGCCCAGCGCGTAGCTGGCCAAGCCTTCGGCATGGAAGTGCTGGGCTTCCTGGAACAGTTCCACCGCCGGGCGCTGGTCCAGTTCCTCGTGGATTTCGCGCAGGTGGCGGATCGCCGCCGGCTCGTCGTCATGCGCATCCGGCACGCGGCCTTCCTGCGCCTGCTCCACTTCAGAGACGTTGGCAATCAGCACCGCGTGGTGCGCGGTCATCGCGCGGCCGCACTCGGTGACAATGCGCGGCGGGGTCAGGCCGTGCTCTTCGCAGGCATTGGCCAGCGGCTGCACGATGTTGCTGGCGTAAGCATTCAGGCCGTAGTTGATCGAGCAGAAGCTGCGCGAACGGGTGCCTTCGTAGTCCACGCCCAGACCGCCGCCGACGTCGACGTGGGTGATCTTCGCGCCCAGGCGCGACAGTTCCACGAAGTACCGGGTGGCTTCGCGCATGCCGTTGGCAATGTCACGCACGTTGGAGATCTGCGAGCCCATGTGGAAGTGCAGCAGGCTCAGGCAGTCGGCGTACTCGGTGTCGCGCAGCGACTTCCACAGGTCCAGCAGCTGGCGCGGCGACAGCCCGAACTTGGCCTTGTCGCCGCCGCTGTTCTGCCACTTGCCTGCGCCCAGCGAGGCCAGGCGCATGCGCACGCCCAGGCCCGGCTTCACGTCCAGCGCCTTGGACTCCTCCAGCACCAGCTTCAGCTCGGAGGGCTTCTCGATGACGATGAAGGTCTGCAGGCCGAGCTTGCGGCCGATCAGGGCCAGGCGGATGTACTCGCGGTCCTTGTAGCCGTTGCAGACAATCAGCCCGCCCGGGCGCGACAACGCCAGCACGGCCATCAGCTCGGGCTTGCTGCCCGCTTCCAGGCCGAAGCCCTCGCCATGATGGCTGGCCAGGGTGCCGGCCACGCCGCGGTGCTGGTTGACCTTGATCGGGTACACGGCGGTGTAGCCGCCGGCGTAGTCCCAGTCGGCCTGGGCCTGGCCAAACGCCGCCTGCAGCTTGCCCAGGCGCTGGCCGAGGATGTCCGGGAAGCGCACCAGCAGCGGCAGCTTGGCCCCGGCCGCACGGGCCGAATCCACAATCGTGGGCAAGGACACCACCGGGCCGTCCTGCCCCGTCGGTCTCACCACCATATGCCCCGCCGGATCCACGTCGAAGTAGCCATCCGCCCAATGCGGAATCGAGTAGGTCTTACGGGCTTGGTCGAGGGACCAATCGGTCATTGCAGTGGGCCTGGTTGGTAAAAAAGGGGGTGCATGATAACGCCTATATGCCGACAGCTCCGTTATCATGCGCGCCCGCGCCCGTGTCCAGGCTTGAACCTGAACGGGGCGGACCCCGTCCGGACGCGCCTTGTGCCGCCATCCCGGCTCCAACACCCTCCGAACAGGACCGTTACTCCATGACTGACAACAGCAACTGGTACATCGAGCATTTCGAGCGCACCGGCTCGGCCATTGGCTACCGCATCACCGGCAAGCTGGACGAGGTGCAGTCGCCGTTCCAGAAGATCGAGATCTTCCAGACCACCGACTGGGGCAACCTGATGACCATCGACGGGGCCATCATGCTGACCAGCAAGGACAATTTCTTCTACCACGAGATGATCAGCCACCCGGTGCTGTTCACCCACGCCGCGCCCAAGCGCGTGGTGATCATTGGCGGCGGTGACTGCGGCACCCTGCGCGAAGTACTGAAGCACAAGGGCGTGGAAAGTGTGACCCAGTGCGACATTGACGAGCAGGTCACCCGCATGGCCGAGAAGCACTTCCCGGAACTGTGCGATTCCAACAGCGACCCGCGCGCCGAGCTGATGTTCGATGACGGCGTGGCCTACATGGCCAACTGCCCGGCCGGCAGCGTGGACGTGGTGATCGTGGACTCCACCGACCCGGTCGGCCCGGGTGAAGGCCTGTTCAACAAGGCCTTCTACGAAAGCTGCTTCAAGGCGCTGAAGGACGACGGCATCCTGGTCCAGCAGTCCGAATCGCCGCTGATGCAGCTGGCGCTGATCAACGAAATGCGCACCGAAATGGGCAAGGCCGGCTTCCAGTCGTTCAAGACCCTGCCGTTCCCGCAGCCCTGTTACCCGACCGGCTGGTGGAGCGTGACCCTGGCGCGCAAGGGTCAGAGCAGCTTTGACTTCCGCCAGGCCGACTCGGCCTCCAAGAGCTTCGACACCCTGTACTACACCGCCGCGCTGCACACCGGCGTGCTGGTGACCCCGCCGTTCGTGCAGGCCGCGTTGAAGGGTTGATTCAGAAGATATCGGGGTGCCGACCAACGGTCGGCACCTACCGGGTCTGCGGTAGGTATCGACCGTTGGTCGATACCCTCCGGGCCGTTACAGCGCCCAGATCCCCGCAATCACCGCGAGCACCAGGCCCCACTTGATCGCGTGGTAGGCAAACGCGCTCTTTGCGCGCAGCGCCTTGGCCTTCAGCCGCACCTTGTACAGCCCGCCAAATGCCTTGTTCACCCCACCGGTGGGATCGCCCGGCAGGTTCGGCGAGGCACCGCCGGCCAGCAGCGTGGCCGCGACCGCGCGGTTGAACAGCCCCGGCAGCCCGAAACGCAGCGGCCGCGCGATGTCGCAGAACAGGATCACCCGGTCTTGCTGGGTCTCGTTGTGCGCGTGGTGGATGTAGGTTTCGTCGAACATCATCCACTCGCCGTCACGCCAGCTTTTGCGGATGCCGTCCACTTCGATGTAACAACCATCGTCGTTTGGCGTGGCCAGCCCCAGGTGCAGACGCAGCGAGCCGGCAAAGGGGTCGCGGTGCGGACGCAGCTCGCTGCCCGGCGGCAGCTGCGCGAACATCGCTGCGCGCACCTCGGGAATCGACTCCAGCAGCGCCGTGGTCTGCGGGCACAGCGCCTTGGCCGACGGGTGCGAGGGGCCGTACCAGCGCAGGTAGAAGCGCTTCCAGCCACGGCGGAAGAACGAGTTGAAGCCCGCGTCGTTGTAGGTGCTGGAGGCGGCGATCTTGTCCGCATCGCGCAGCGCCAGCGCCTCGTCGCGGATCATCTTCCAGTTCGCGCGCAGCGGCTCCAGCTGCGGGAACTCCTTGCCCGGGTCCAGGAACGGCGTGGTCGGCACCTTGGAGAACAGGTACATCACCACGTTGATGGGAGCCATGAAGCTGGAATGGTCCAGCAGCTGGCGCGACCAGCGCGCCCGGACCTTGCCGCGGTAGTGCACGTACAGCACGCACGCCACGAACAGGGCCACCACAATTATCTTGATCATCGAACGTCCACCGGCGGCTGCCGGAAAGCATCAGTGAAGGGGAGTGCGCACGCGGTGCTGGCAGGCCTTGGGGAGCGGCGGGCCACGCGTGCCGTATTCAAGATCGTTATGGTCCGCATGCCTTCGCGTCCGGTCAAGCCAGTCGTGTACAGGTAGCGGACATTCACCGCGCGGCCTGTCTCACATCAATGTCAACCATTTGATTTTGAAAGGTATTTCGCCGGCGGCGGGACGCCTGTCCGTAGCGTGCGCGACAAACTGTTCCACCTCTGGGTCCGACATTTCTCCGACAAGGGCTGGATTGCTGTACTTCCGGGTACTAAAATTAACGAAAGTTTGACATCACCCCCATTCAGCTGCACCGGTACGCCTGACGCTTCGCGCCGACCACCGGGTCGCCCAAAGAACGTCATGAATACTCCTGCTCCCTCGTGTGTCGATGACACCGCCCCGGCCCTGTTGCTCAAGCGTGGCGAACGCCTGCTGGAACCGGACGTCTACCGCACCTGCCTGAACGGCCAGCCGGCCGTGGTCAAGGACTACACCCGCTACAAGGGCACCCCGCTGTCGCTGGTGGCGCGCCTGCTGGTGCGCCGTGAGGCCAGCATGCTCAAGCGCCTCAGCGGCTGGAAGCACGCCCCGGCCCTGCTCGGTACGATCGGCGGCCTGGCCCTGGGTATGGAGTTCATTCCGGGCCAGACCCTGAGCGCGGCCACCTCGGTGGGCGTGGAGGTGTTCGAGCAGCTGCAGTTCGCGCTGAGCCGCCTGCATGCCGCCGGCATCACCCACAACGACCTGCACGGCACCAACGTGATGGTGAATGGCGGCGTGCCGGTACTGGTGGACTTCACCTCGGCCTGGCGCAGCCCGCGCTGGCTGCCGGTGCACCCGGTGTCGCGCCAGCTGCGCCGCAGCGACATGAAGAACCTGCTGAAGATGCGCCAGCGCCTGACCGGCGAGCGCCCGACCGAAAGCCAGGCGGCGCTGGTCGCCGACCCGCGCTGGGTAGCGGGCGTGCGGGTGGCCTGGAAGCGTTTCTACAGGTGGTTCAAGGGCGTTTGACGGTTACAACGCGTCCGCGTCCAACTCGCCGGTGCGGATCCGCACCACGCTGCCCAGGTCGTACACGAACACCTTGCCGTCGCCGATCTTGCCGGTGCCGGCCGCCTTGACGATGGCTTCCACCACCTCGTCGACCTGGGTGTCGGTGACCGCCACCTCGATCTTCACCTTGGGCAGGAAGTCGACCACGTATTCCGCGCCCCGGTACAGCTCGGTATGCCCCTTCTGGCGACCGAAACCCTTGACCTCGGTCACCGTGATTCCGGTAACCCCACGCTCGGCCAGCGCCTCGCGCACGTCGTCGAGCTTGAACGGCTTGACCACCGCCATGACCATCTTCATTCGTTGGCTCCTGTATTCGCGGCAGCGAGGATACCGCCTGTCGGCCGATGAAGGCGATGCTGCCACCGTATTCCGGCCACCCCCTCGGGGATTATCCTAGGCGTGAACCTGGCCAGCCCCCACCGAAGCGGAGTCCCCCATGATTGACCTCAACCAGATCGACGACCTGGCCCGCCGCCTGAGCGACATGGTGCCGCCGGGGCTGCGCGAGCAGCGTGAGGAACTGCAGGCCACCTTCAAGAGCGCCCTGCAGGCCGGCCTGGCCAAGCTGGACCTGGTCACCCGTGAAGAATTCGACGTACAGCGCGCGGTGCTGCTGCGCACCCGCGAGAAACTGGAAGCGCTGGAGAAGACCGTGGCCGCGCTGGAAGCCGGCGGCAACGCACCGGAGCGCCCGGCTCCGTAACGCCCAGGTTCTAAAATCGGCCGTAGAGCCACGCCCTGCGTGGCTGCGTGATGCGGATCTGCCCGTGATCTGGCAACCCCTTCATGACCGCCACAACCGGTGAGCATCCCAATCGGGTCCGGCTCCGAGCCCGCGAACCCGTTCCTCGTTGATCAGGCTTTGCTTCAGAAGAGTATCCACGCGATCTCTCCAGTCCAGTGCATCTCCGGCGGTCCCTTGAAGCAGCTTGCGCAACAGAAGGAGCAGGAAGAACAGCCGACCGGTCTGAAACGGTGCCTCCGGCTCGGACCATCCTGACGCTCGCGGCCGAATCGCAGCAACACCGAATTCCTTGTTCC is part of the Stenotrophomonas oahuensis genome and encodes:
- a CDS encoding DUF6122 family protein; its protein translation is MTARAIFHLFLHAAVPALLAWMFWRKRFLSAWSLLLLGWIIDLDHLLADPIYAPNRCSIGFHPLHTAPAIAVYAGLCVPKKTRLFGIGLMIHITLDAIDCWWMHAGR
- a CDS encoding aspartyl/asparaginyl beta-hydroxylase domain-containing protein gives rise to the protein MIKIIVVALFVACVLYVHYRGKVRARWSRQLLDHSSFMAPINVVMYLFSKVPTTPFLDPGKEFPQLEPLRANWKMIRDEALALRDADKIAASSTYNDAGFNSFFRRGWKRFYLRWYGPSHPSAKALCPQTTALLESIPEVRAAMFAQLPPGSELRPHRDPFAGSLRLHLGLATPNDDGCYIEVDGIRKSWRDGEWMMFDETYIHHAHNETQQDRVILFCDIARPLRFGLPGLFNRAVAATLLAGGASPNLPGDPTGGVNKAFGGLYKVRLKAKALRAKSAFAYHAIKWGLVLAVIAGIWAL
- a CDS encoding sensor histidine kinase, yielding MKARSLRSRLLLAGGLGMVLVSALATWWLGALFESSARTALDARLGNDLVSVLSLAEVDANGQVQFRRELVNEDYRRVFSGAYWQVRTPKGQALAQSRSLWDGTLPVPQALQTGPARAFDSLGPLDQPLRVVAQQVTLPRAGTPLQVLVAADRSALDDQVSSFRQRTALALIVLVALWFAVLVSQVHYGLRPLAELRRIAAQVRNGENVRFPQQGLVKEVAPLADELNALLDHHGRMVQRARRSAADLAHALKTPLTVLATEAESDGSDWRQTLRGETARMQASIDRYLAVGVAADHQQRTPVGPVLDALCRLMQRVHGDRDVHFVCDVNAQGLFAGAREDLEEMLGNLLDNAGKWAAHSVEVKVRHEGNRMRFEVRDDGAGLPEEDLERVLGRGVRLDERASGSGLGLAIVADIAESYGGTLTLRNGAPGLVATLVLPAG
- the ubiK gene encoding ubiquinone biosynthesis accessory factor UbiK gives rise to the protein MIDLNQIDDLARRLSDMVPPGLREQREELQATFKSALQAGLAKLDLVTREEFDVQRAVLLRTREKLEALEKTVAALEAGGNAPERPAP
- a CDS encoding RIO1 family regulatory kinase/ATPase, with product MNTPAPSCVDDTAPALLLKRGERLLEPDVYRTCLNGQPAVVKDYTRYKGTPLSLVARLLVRREASMLKRLSGWKHAPALLGTIGGLALGMEFIPGQTLSAATSVGVEVFEQLQFALSRLHAAGITHNDLHGTNVMVNGGVPVLVDFTSAWRSPRWLPVHPVSRQLRRSDMKNLLKMRQRLTGERPTESQAALVADPRWVAGVRVAWKRFYRWFKGV
- the speE gene encoding polyamine aminopropyltransferase; its protein translation is MTDNSNWYIEHFERTGSAIGYRITGKLDEVQSPFQKIEIFQTTDWGNLMTIDGAIMLTSKDNFFYHEMISHPVLFTHAAPKRVVIIGGGDCGTLREVLKHKGVESVTQCDIDEQVTRMAEKHFPELCDSNSDPRAELMFDDGVAYMANCPAGSVDVVIVDSTDPVGPGEGLFNKAFYESCFKALKDDGILVQQSESPLMQLALINEMRTEMGKAGFQSFKTLPFPQPCYPTGWWSVTLARKGQSSFDFRQADSASKSFDTLYYTAALHTGVLVTPPFVQAALKG
- a CDS encoding NAD(P)/FAD-dependent oxidoreductase, with the protein product MDLKSGYPYWAIRNGLMHAFPPLQQDRHCDVLVVGGGISGALIANELCAHGHDVVLIEQRDIGWGSTAASTALLQYEIDTHLIDLADQYGESAAVLAYRACAEAIPALRAVAAGFRGVDCHPMHSLYYASKRRHGSVLEAECALRRKHGFDVTWLDRAKLQAQYGIDAPGAILSALAARVDPYQLTYRLLMRLAKAGCAVHDRTTLHTLQTTARGVNAITTEGTQIRARHVVLATGYAGQHWLKPRVARNRSSYAFITDPVDPDQLGALSNTMVWESARPYLYLRSTGDHRLLVGGEDDAVDVPARRDARVQGKARTLLKQVNQLFPDLPLQPAFSWGGTFAETADGLPFFGPHPQWGPRVLFAMAYGGNGITYSMVGAGLLRARIERRRHPLQALFGFERLR
- the speA gene encoding arginine decarboxylase, with product MTDWSLDQARKTYSIPHWADGYFDVDPAGHMVVRPTGQDGPVVSLPTIVDSARAAGAKLPLLVRFPDILGQRLGKLQAAFGQAQADWDYAGGYTAVYPIKVNQHRGVAGTLASHHGEGFGLEAGSKPELMAVLALSRPGGLIVCNGYKDREYIRLALIGRKLGLQTFIVIEKPSELKLVLEESKALDVKPGLGVRMRLASLGAGKWQNSGGDKAKFGLSPRQLLDLWKSLRDTEYADCLSLLHFHMGSQISNVRDIANGMREATRYFVELSRLGAKITHVDVGGGLGVDYEGTRSRSFCSINYGLNAYASNIVQPLANACEEHGLTPPRIVTECGRAMTAHHAVLIANVSEVEQAQEGRVPDAHDDEPAAIRHLREIHEELDQRPAVELFQEAQHFHAEGLASYALGQIDLPQRARIDDLFYAIAHGVRARLSYDEKSHRPALDELNERLVDKYFVNFSVFESIPDAWAIDQVFPIVPIERLNEVPDRRGIIADMTCDSDGMVKTYVENESLDTSLPLHAMKPGESYRIGFFMVGAYQEILGDIHNLFGDTDAVEVVADADGYAITQQRRGDTTDVMLDYVGYRLDDLRAAYAERVAAAKLEPARAQELSEALEAGLTGYTYLSDEPLV
- a CDS encoding PepSY domain-containing protein gives rise to the protein MSPYALVLPLLLSATQDPMRVLDGNAREQQAVRQAVQQGRYVPLETVVRDALKRYPGKLLEVELDDDTYEIEILAPNGKVMELDYDARNGRLLKMEED
- a CDS encoding PepSY domain-containing protein produces the protein MKTLMIAAALAATMTAAPAFAAELGAAEVQAKLRAAGYTQVHELERDDGMWEAEVTRADGSRDDVLIDPAKGEIFDSANGRAVLDAGRILDLAAKAGYTRITEVDRDGATWSLDAYNKNNQRVDVRMSGYDGRVLSSRRDGWWD
- a CDS encoding P-II family nitrogen regulator; the protein is MKMVMAVVKPFKLDDVREALAERGVTGITVTEVKGFGRQKGHTELYRGAEYVVDFLPKVKIEVAVTDTQVDEVVEAIVKAAGTGKIGDGKVFVYDLGSVVRIRTGELDADAL
- a CDS encoding response regulator transcription factor; translated protein: MRLLLAEDDTVLADRLRTLLEEAGYVVLHSTDGSDAEYQGQVEDVAAAVVDLGLPGLDGLSVIERWRQAGRTFPVLVLTARSRWHDKLAGFDAGADDFLTKPFQPEELLLRLRALIRRSAGHASPRLSCGPLQLDVNAARFELDGVPLALSPQEYRILSYFMHHPDVVISRSRLGEHVYEAGFDPDSNTLDVLIGRIRRKLGSELIHTHRGQGFRLSAQP